From a region of the Mercurialis annua linkage group LG1-X, ddMerAnnu1.2, whole genome shotgun sequence genome:
- the LOC126665200 gene encoding probable magnesium transporter NIPA6, whose translation MASSSFNSNLKGFILGVVSGIFIGSSFIIKKIGLQRAAASGTRASSGGYGYLSEPLWWVGMITMIVGEFANFVAYIFAPAVLVTPLGAISIIVSAVLAHFFLKEKMKKLGVVGCLLCIIGSTLIVLHAPGEHSLFSVDEIWGLATQPAFLLYMTSAVAVVLVLILYCEPRYAQTNMMVYIGICSVFGSVTVMSIKAIGIAIKLTIEGSSQVAHFQTWVFVTVSVSCIIIQLNYLNKALDTFNTAVVSTIYYAMFTSLTILASAIMFKDWSGQSAGSIASALCGFITVLSGTIVLHSTRDRVPPLTDMYALNSPQVSWLYIHGDTWKEKADYELSPDLTAALKQDHFK comes from the exons ATGGCTTCATCATCTTTCAACAGTAATCTGAAAGGGTTCATTCTTGGGGTTGTATCTGGTATCTTTATTGGGTCCAGCTTTATTATCAAGAAAATTGGCTTACAGCGTGCTGCTGCATCCGGCACTCGAGCTA GTTCTGGTGGATATGGATATTTGTCAGAGCCACTCTGGTGGGTTGGAATGATTACTA TGATTGTTGGAGAATTTGCTAATTTTGTGGCTTATATCTTTGCTCCTGCTGTTCTTGTAACTCCACTTGGGGCAATTAGCATAATTGTTAG TGCTGTTTTAGCACACTTCTTCTTAAAGGAGAAAATGAAGAAATTGGGTGTGGTGGGGTGTCTTCTGTGTATAATAGGGTCTACGTTGATTGTGCTACATGCCCCTGGTGAGCACAGCCTGTTTTCGGTTGATGAGATATGGGGATTAGCTACGCAGCCAG CTTTTCTTTTGTACATGACGTCTGCAGTAGCTGTAGTCTTGGTCCTGATCTTGTATTGTGAACCCAGATATGCACAGACGAACATGATGGTTTATATTGGCATATGCTCAGTATTTGGTTCTGTGACG GTTATGAGTATCAAGGCTATAGGAATTGCAATAAAACTAACAATAGAAGGTTCAAGTCAGGTGGCACACTTTCAGACATGGGTTTTTGTAACGGTTTCAGTTAGTTGTATAATCATTCAGCTGAATTATTTGAACAAG GCTCTCGACACGTTCAACACAGCAGTTGTTTCTACAATCTACTATGCTATGTTTACATCATTAACAATTCTTGCCAGTGCCATTATGTTCAAG GACTGGTCTGGCCAGAGTGCCGGCAGCATTGCATCTGCACTCTGTGGATTTATAACTGTTCTGTCTGGCACTATAGTGTTGCACAGTACAAGAGATCGAGTTCCACCTTTGACAG ATATGTATGCATTAAATTCTCCTCAAGTATCATGGCTATACATACATGGGGACACTTGGAAGGAGAAAGCCGACTATGAGCTATCTCCGGATTTGACTGCCGCTCTCAAACAAGATCACTTCAAATAG
- the LOC126664454 gene encoding protein-tyrosine-phosphatase PTP1, which yields MAASSARVGRNPITTTLFQFSSDTAPPTLSLSRDQLTYCSEALEFFKNKLRNSPDSITQEFARLQASRITPTQMRTRCTVALDSVNMSKNRYMDVIPFDENRVVLNPCKDYRPSAKGYINASFISTPSSESVSRFIATQGPLPHTYEDFWEMVIQCRCPVIVMLTRLVDNYKTVKCGDYFQAEDGPRDFGNISIVTKWMTTTDTSIILRNLEVGYKDSEEPPMSVLHIQYPEWPDHGVPRDTLAVREIFRRVHQIPPNLGPIVVHCSAGIGRTGTYCAIHSTIQRILVGDMSALDLANTVAIFRSQRIGMVQTMDQYLLCYKAIIDELKEVSERAAVEGA from the exons ATGGCAGCTTCGTCCGCCAGAGTCGGCAGAAATCCTATAACAACAACATTATTTCAATTCTCATCCGACACTGCTCCGCCGACACTCTCTCTTTCTCGAGATCAACTCACTTATTGTTCAGAAGCTCTAGAATTCTTCAAAAACAAGCTCCGAAACTCTCCTGATTCAATCACTCAAGAATTCGCTCGATTGCAG GCTAGTAGGATAACTCCGACTCAGATGAGAACAAGATGCACAGTGGCTCTTGATAGTGTTAACATGAGCAAAAACCGATATATGGATGTCATACCTT TCGACGAAAACCGGGTTGTTCTGAATCCATGTAAAGATTATAGACCATCTGCTAAGGGATACATCAATGCTAGCTTCATATCG ACTCCTTCATCTGAAAGCGTTTCTCGGTTTATAGCCACGCAGGGTCCACTGCCGCACACTTATGAGGACTTCTGGGAGATGGTAATCCAATGCCGTTGTCCTGTCATTGTCATGCTTACTCGCTTAGTTGACAATTACAAG ACAGTTAAATGTGGAGATTACTTTCAAGCTGAAGACGGTCCTCGAGATTTTGGTAATATATCTATAGTTACTAAATGGATGACAACTACTGACACTTCGATAATATTACGCAACTTGGAAGTGGGCTATAAGGAT TCAGAGGAGCCACCCATGTCTGTTTTGCACATTCAGTACCCTGAATGGCCTGATCATGGAGTTCCCAGGGATACACTAGCTGTTCGTGAAATATTCAGAAGAGTACACCAAATACCTCCCAATCTCGGTCCAATTGTGGTCCACTGCAG TGCAGGTATTGGTAGAACTGGAACATACTGTGCTATTCACAGTACTATCCAGAGAATCCTAGTTGGAGACATGTCAGCTTTAGATCTTGCTAATACCGTAGCCATATTTAGGTCCCAGCGTATTGGGATGGTTCAAACTATG GATCAATATTTATTATGCTATAAAGCCATCATTGATGAATTAAAAGAGGTTTCTGAGAGAGCAGCAGTTGAAGGAGCTTAA
- the LOC126661837 gene encoding protein PSK SIMULATOR 1, giving the protein MGGLCSRSSTVDNAPGGGFPHLNGHFNGSGFVYQSREVKINSNTTPSPVEDNVENKPVREPFSFPEVNVVPYGMNPDDIDDGIPRLSRNKSRSTKSKQAKVSEVSSLLGRAGTVGLDKAVEVLDTLGSSMTNLNINSGFTSGVTTKGNKISILAFEVANTIVKGANLMQSLSEENIKHLKAAVLPSDGVQNLISRDMDELLRIAAADKREELKVFSGEVVRFGNRCKDPQWHNLDRYFEKLGSELTPEKHLKEEADAMMRQLMNFVQYTAELYHEMHALDRFEQDYRRKLQEDDSSNGPQRGDSLAILRAELKSQKKHVKSLKKKSLWSKILEEVMEKLVDIVHFLHLEIHDAFGSADGDRPIKGSSSSHKKLGSAGLALHYANIITQIDTLVSRSSSVPPNTRDALYQGLPPSIKSALRSKLLSFHFKEELTVAQIKAEMEKTLQWLVPIATNTTKAHHGFGWVGEWANTGSEVNRKPTGQTDLLRIETLHHADKEKTDSYILELVVWLHHLVSQARASNGGLRSPVKSPIRSPNQKMIHLSTHTSSSPSSMLTIEDQEMLRDVPKRKKIPGISKSQEFDSAKCRLSKHHRLSKSSSHSPMTESRKDPFPIRRPSSVPVIDFDLDRLKAMDVIDRIRSL; this is encoded by the exons ATGGGGGGACTTTGCTCGAGGAGTTCCACTGTAGATAATGCTCCCGGTGGAGGCTTTCCGCATCTAAACGGTCATTTTAACGGGTCTGGTTTTGTATATCAGTCTCGTGAAGTGAAAATAAATAGCAATACTACCCCATCTCCCGTTGAGGATAATGTAGAAAATAAGCCAGTTCGAGAACCCTTTTCTTTTCCGGAGGTGAATGTGGTTCCTTATGGGATGAACCCGGATGATATTGACGATGGTATTCCTCGCTTGTCCAGGAATAAATCTAGATCAACCAAGTCTAAGCAGGCAAAG GTTTCAGAAGTAAGTTCACTTTTGGGAAGAGCCGGGACTGTAGGTCTTGATAAGGCTGTTGAAGTATTGGACACACTTGGTAGCAGCATgacaaatttaaatatcaatagtGGTTTTACCTCCGGAGTGACgacaaaaggaaataaaatttcaattttggcTTTTGAAGTTGCTAATACGATTGTTAAGGGTGCCAATCTGATGCAATCCCTTTCAGAAGAAAACATTAAGCATTTAAAAGCAGCAGTGCTTCCCTCGGATGGGGtgcaaaatttaatttcaagagATATGGATGAACTCTTGAGAATCGCGGCAGCTGATAAGAG AGAAGAACTGAAAGTTTTCTCTGGAGAAGTAGTGCGTTTTGGAAATCGATGCAAAGATCCCCAGTGGCATAACTTAGACCGCTATTTTGAGAA GTTGGGTTCAGAACTCACACCTGAAAAGCATTTGAAGGAAGAAGCAGATGCTATGATGCGGCAGTTGATGAATTTTGTACAATATACAGCT GAACTATATCATGAAATGCATGCCTTGGACAGATTTGAACAAGACTACCGGCGTAAGCTTCAAGAAGATGATAGCTCAAATGGTCCTCAAAGAG GTGATAGCCTTGCAATTTTGAGAGCAGAGTTAAAGAGTCAGAAGAAGCATGTCAAAAGTTTGAAGAAGAAATCACTTTGGTCCAAGATTTTAGAAGAG GTGATGGAGAAGCTGGTAGATATTGTCCATTTTCTGCATCTGGAGATTCACGACGCTTTTGGTAGTGCTG ATGGTGATAGACCAATAAAAGGATCTTCGAGCAGTCACAAAAAGCTGGGCTCTGCTGGTCTCGCATTGCATTATGCAAATATTATTACTCAGATTGATACCCTG GTCTCTCGATCAAGTTCTGTTCCGCCAAATACAAGAGATGCATTGTACCAAGGACTGCCACCTAGTATCAAATCTGCTTTGCGCTCCAAATTACTGTCATTCCATTTTAAGGAAGAG CTTACGGTAGCACAGATCAAAGCTGAAATGGAGAAAACTTTGCAGTGGCTTGTTCCTATTGCGACTAACACAACCAA AGCTCATCATGGATTTGGCTGGGTTGGAGAATGGGCAAATACAGG GTCTGAGGTGAATAGGAAACCTACAGGACAGACAGACTTGTTACGAATCGAGACACTACACCATGCCGATAAAGAGAAGACCGACTCTTATATCCTTGAATTGGTGGTTTGGCTTCACCATCTCGTCTCCCAAGCAAGAGCTAGCAATGGTGGACTAAGATCTCCGGTTAAATCTCCGATTCGATCGCCTAATCAGAAAATGATTCATTTGTCTACCCACACGTCAAGCTCTCCATCCTCCATGCTGACAATTGAAGATCAAGAAATGCTTCGGGATGTGCCAAAAAGGAAAAAGATTCCCGGGATAAGTAAGAGTCAGGAATTTGATAGTGCAAAATGCAGATTAAGCAAACACCATAGGCTGAGTAAGAGTAGTAGCCACTCTCCAATGACCGAGAGCAGAAAAGATCCCTTCCCTATTAGAAGGCCATCTTCTGTTCCGGTCATCGACTTCGACTTAGACCGACTCAAAGCGATGGATGTAATCGATCGAATTAGAAGTTTGTGA